The following proteins are encoded in a genomic region of Cryptomeria japonica chromosome 11, Sugi_1.0, whole genome shotgun sequence:
- the LOC131043479 gene encoding uncharacterized protein LOC131043479 has protein sequence MGRKAKSLFINAKKFGQNRPPCTVEMVSFLSCIASNSNDDDKCVKEKNLLMACVDAQCGKKKKPWGTVNYHLQRLSKGRRFD, from the exons ATGGGTCGAAAAGCAAAAAGTTTGTTCATAAATGCAAAAAAATTTGGCCAAAACCGACCCCCTTGTACAGTAGAAATGGTATCATTTCTGTCATGCATAGCATCAAattcaaatgatgatgataaatgcgtgaaggaaaagaaccttttgaTGGCATGTGTGGATGCACAG TGTGGGAAGAAAAAGAAGCCCTGGGGTACTGTTAACTACCATCTACAGAGACTAAGCAAAGGAAGACGATTTGACTAA